In one window of Rhodopirellula bahusiensis DNA:
- a CDS encoding c-type heme family protein has translation MTLGWLLTSELAVSQTKSIDQTKSIDAPAKNATTVRTSNDESSRDHSKTTLVEARTRAAILHETLHGALQVMHRDFFREDEGLSIPSRSLEDVFAELEKSHGIQLRWIAVDLKAMNIDNEPEKGFEKRAVKSLKTGKPSFDETEKDVYRFAGRIRLSATCLSCHASRRSSNDDRAAALVISIPLSQDPSDP, from the coding sequence ATGACGCTGGGTTGGTTGCTGACTTCTGAGTTGGCAGTCAGTCAGACAAAGTCAATCGATCAGACAAAGTCAATCGATGCTCCAGCGAAAAATGCGACGACGGTCCGCACGTCGAATGATGAGTCTTCGCGTGATCATTCGAAAACGACGCTGGTTGAAGCGAGAACCCGTGCGGCCATCCTGCACGAGACTTTGCACGGAGCTCTCCAGGTCATGCACCGCGACTTCTTCCGCGAAGACGAAGGGCTCAGCATCCCGTCTCGTTCCCTGGAAGATGTGTTTGCGGAGCTCGAGAAGAGCCACGGGATTCAATTGCGATGGATCGCGGTCGATTTGAAAGCGATGAATATCGACAATGAACCCGAGAAAGGCTTTGAAAAGCGAGCGGTGAAATCGCTGAAGACTGGCAAGCCGAGTTTCGATGAGACCGAGAAAGACGTCTACCGTTTCGCGGGAAGAATCCGATTGTCAGCGACCTGCCTCAGTTGCCACGCTTCGCGCCGATCCAGCAATGACGATCGGGCGGCCGCTTTGGTGATTAGCATCCCGCTATCTCAGGATCCTAGTGATCCGTGA
- a CDS encoding transglutaminase-like domain-containing protein produces MNTVHVGCQLNYLVKSPSIFLLNCSVAKNPHQIVTSESLEVLPFSPVEECDVSPLGNRVVRLNAPPGELQIRYAATVGLQTESVDSNDLMETDYEKLPGDILSYLNPSRYCESDKLYRFAIDEFGHLVPGYSRVTAICNWTFEQLSYIPGSTNFTTTACDVLLQRAGVCRDYAHVAISLCRALGIPARYVSGYAVNLVPPDFHGFMEAYLDGRWFLFDATRLAPVGGLVRIGTGRDAADVAFATIRGEVDCTGMGVWATDANPTDERLSPDNVQTGVSSA; encoded by the coding sequence CTGTCGCCAAGAATCCGCACCAAATCGTGACTTCAGAGTCGCTCGAGGTACTGCCGTTTTCACCGGTCGAAGAATGCGACGTCAGCCCACTCGGCAACCGGGTCGTTCGATTGAACGCTCCTCCGGGAGAACTGCAGATTCGCTACGCGGCGACCGTGGGTTTGCAGACCGAATCCGTTGACTCGAATGACTTGATGGAAACCGATTACGAAAAGCTGCCCGGCGACATTCTTTCGTATCTCAACCCGAGCCGATATTGCGAATCTGACAAGCTCTACCGCTTTGCCATCGACGAGTTCGGACACCTCGTTCCCGGATATTCACGCGTCACAGCAATTTGCAATTGGACGTTCGAGCAACTGTCCTACATCCCCGGCAGCACCAATTTCACGACGACCGCTTGCGATGTCTTGTTGCAACGTGCGGGCGTGTGCCGAGATTATGCACACGTCGCAATCAGCTTGTGCCGTGCGTTGGGAATCCCTGCCCGGTATGTATCCGGGTACGCGGTCAACCTGGTCCCGCCGGACTTCCACGGTTTCATGGAAGCCTACTTGGACGGACGTTGGTTCCTCTTTGATGCCACTCGTTTGGCACCGGTCGGAGGCTTGGTTCGAATCGGAACCGGGCGAGATGCAGCCGACGTAGCTTTCGCGACCATCCGCGGTGAAGTCGATTGCACGGGAATGGGAGTGTGGGCAACGGATGCCAACCCGACGGACGAAAGGCTAAGTCCTGACAATGTGCAAACCGGAGTCAGCTCTGCTTGA
- the nhaA gene encoding Na+/H+ antiporter NhaA, with translation MNHIETRLPLPIQPIDRWLRPFARFLHIEATSGLVLILCTVVALVAANSSWAESYLAFWHTDLTIAIGDIVFHHSLHHVINDGLMAVFFFVIGLEVKRELAHGSLSDLKQATLPIAAAIGGMIVPATLYLSMQYGQPGMQGWGIPMATDIAFVVGCLAILGSRVPHSLRVLLLSLAIVDDIGAILVIAVGYTESLDGRYLFLAAAAVGVVHLLSRIGVRRFPPYVIVGILAWIALHESGIHATLIGVILGLMTPATPTLVPERFREYLHEKEHEFQPKKWRRRLHRAEVVREVQQLTRETVSPLEYLESSLHPWTAYVIMPVFALANAGVLIEPANLGDSVAIAVVIGLVVGKPLGIVLFSWLVIRLGVARLPSGLNWPILISGSFLAGIGFTMALFIDGLAFGADGLDTAKTGVLVGSAISAIAGMGLLLWTLPKPIRE, from the coding sequence CTTACACATCGAGGCGACCAGCGGGCTGGTGCTGATTTTGTGTACGGTGGTCGCCCTTGTCGCGGCGAACTCCTCTTGGGCGGAGAGCTATCTGGCGTTTTGGCATACCGATCTGACGATTGCCATTGGGGACATCGTCTTTCACCACTCCCTGCACCATGTCATCAATGACGGTTTGATGGCGGTGTTCTTCTTTGTGATCGGTTTGGAAGTCAAACGGGAGCTTGCTCATGGTTCCCTTTCGGATCTGAAGCAGGCAACTCTGCCCATCGCCGCTGCAATCGGTGGAATGATTGTGCCGGCCACGCTGTATCTTTCAATGCAATACGGCCAACCTGGAATGCAAGGGTGGGGCATTCCGATGGCGACAGACATCGCATTTGTCGTTGGCTGTTTGGCGATCCTCGGTTCTCGCGTACCACACAGCCTTCGAGTGCTCTTGCTATCCCTCGCCATTGTCGATGACATCGGTGCAATTCTGGTGATCGCAGTTGGCTACACCGAGTCGCTGGACGGCCGCTATTTGTTCCTCGCTGCGGCTGCCGTCGGCGTGGTGCATCTGCTTTCGCGAATTGGAGTGCGTCGCTTTCCGCCGTATGTGATTGTCGGAATTCTTGCATGGATTGCACTTCACGAATCCGGCATTCACGCGACTCTGATCGGCGTGATTCTAGGGCTGATGACGCCTGCCACACCCACTTTGGTTCCCGAACGTTTTCGTGAGTACTTGCACGAGAAGGAGCACGAATTCCAACCCAAGAAGTGGCGTCGCCGGTTGCACCGCGCCGAGGTGGTTCGAGAAGTCCAGCAACTCACTCGAGAAACGGTCTCGCCGCTGGAGTACTTGGAGTCATCGCTGCATCCATGGACCGCGTATGTGATCATGCCGGTCTTTGCGCTCGCGAATGCGGGAGTGTTGATTGAACCAGCAAACCTGGGCGACTCGGTTGCTATCGCGGTCGTGATCGGTTTGGTCGTCGGAAAACCACTTGGGATCGTGCTGTTCAGTTGGTTGGTGATTCGATTGGGCGTGGCACGTTTACCGAGCGGACTGAACTGGCCCATTTTGATATCGGGTAGCTTTCTCGCTGGGATCGGATTTACGATGGCATTGTTCATCGACGGCTTGGCGTTCGGAGCCGATGGACTTGATACTGCCAAGACGGGTGTATTGGTCGGGTCCGCCATCAGTGCGATCGCTGGAATGGGCCTGCTCTTGTGGACTCTGCCAAAGCCCATTCGCGAATGA